The following proteins come from a genomic window of Acetivibrio cellulolyticus CD2:
- a CDS encoding sensor histidine kinase, translated as MFFSPKKLLSRILHSSQKQNMANVWRLNIAFASIFMFSILVVVFASFNMISNSMLENAGESSTELIKQTVKNIQTVLEELDDLAMTMSRDDSIANRVFEISTITDEHEKAQNIRKIGEILDSYCQQREYIVDVSIIMNDNTFITSGTKSSHLYDDIASYYAVKTFRGKGQKSLWIDTYTTDVKSTFRRSENGQVFSVVKGIYSSSSLQSQGILLINIRESYLYSLISGIKLSNDSEVFIVGKDSDYVMNAQNRRLNGQIVEYDFVKELLDKKNGGDIKEVDGKSYIITYNTIQKIKATELGWTIVDMTPVSSITKGVTNAKIYLLFIGLACILLGLIVAAFITRIYNSQLDRRYAEKHSIAMERERLASLGQMIGGIAHNFKTPIMSISGGLEAISDLINEYDNSIGDSEVTREDHHEIASEISDWIGKIKPYCSYMSDIISAVKGQTTNLSNSTSLNFTVEELIKRIKILMSHELKKNKCELNIDIKVNENMKITGEINNLVQILNNLISNSIEAYNGEGGKVDLIISKKANNLEIVEKDYGCGIPENIKKKLLKEMITTKGKNGTGLGLYMSHSTIKGKFGGSMSIESEEGKGTAITISIPCPGKN; from the coding sequence ATGTTTTTTAGTCCTAAAAAGCTATTATCCCGTATTCTGCATTCTTCACAAAAACAAAATATGGCTAATGTGTGGAGGCTTAATATTGCCTTTGCATCTATATTTATGTTTTCCATATTGGTAGTAGTTTTTGCATCATTTAATATGATATCAAATTCTATGCTGGAAAATGCGGGTGAGAGTTCTACAGAGCTTATAAAACAAACAGTAAAAAATATTCAAACAGTGTTGGAAGAGCTTGATGACCTTGCAATGACTATGTCTCGAGATGATTCAATAGCCAATAGAGTCTTTGAGATTAGTACTATTACTGACGAACATGAGAAGGCTCAAAATATCAGAAAGATTGGTGAAATTTTAGATAGTTATTGCCAGCAAAGAGAATACATTGTCGATGTTTCCATCATTATGAATGACAATACATTTATTACAAGTGGAACTAAATCATCGCATTTGTATGACGATATTGCATCATACTATGCGGTTAAAACTTTCAGAGGAAAAGGACAAAAGTCTTTATGGATTGATACATATACTACTGATGTAAAGTCAACTTTTAGGCGTAGTGAAAATGGACAGGTATTTTCAGTTGTCAAGGGAATTTACTCATCAAGTAGTCTTCAAAGTCAAGGTATACTTTTAATAAATATCAGAGAATCATACTTATACAGTTTGATTTCGGGCATAAAGCTTTCAAACGATAGCGAAGTTTTTATTGTAGGTAAAGATAGTGACTATGTAATGAATGCACAGAATAGGAGATTAAACGGTCAAATTGTTGAGTATGATTTCGTAAAAGAGCTATTGGACAAAAAAAACGGAGGGGATATAAAGGAAGTTGATGGAAAGAGTTATATCATAACATATAACACTATTCAAAAAATAAAAGCGACTGAGCTTGGCTGGACAATTGTAGATATGACACCTGTTTCTTCAATAACAAAAGGGGTTACAAATGCAAAGATATACCTTTTATTTATAGGACTTGCGTGTATATTGTTGGGATTAATAGTAGCCGCGTTTATAACTAGAATATATAACTCTCAGTTAGATAGGAGATATGCTGAAAAGCATTCTATTGCAATGGAGAGAGAGAGGCTTGCTTCCTTAGGACAAATGATAGGAGGAATAGCGCATAATTTTAAGACACCAATCATGTCTATATCAGGTGGCCTTGAGGCCATTAGTGATCTAATTAACGAATATGACAATTCTATAGGTGATTCGGAGGTGACTCGTGAGGATCATCATGAGATTGCATCTGAAATATCGGACTGGATCGGAAAAATAAAACCTTATTGTTCATACATGTCGGATATAATATCAGCAGTAAAAGGTCAGACGACAAATTTAAGCAACTCAACAAGCCTTAACTTTACGGTGGAAGAACTTATAAAGCGAATAAAGATATTAATGAGCCATGAACTTAAAAAAAATAAATGTGAATTAAATATAGATATTAAAGTCAATGAAAATATGAAAATAACAGGGGAAATTAATAACCTGGTTCAGATACTGAACAATCTTATATCCAACTCAATAGAAGCATATAATGGAGAAGGCGGGAAAGTGGATTTAATAATCAGCAAAAAGGCAAATAATCTGGAGATAGTTGAAAAGGATTATGGCTGTGGAATCCCAGAAAATATTAAAAAGAAATTGCTAAAGGAAATGATAACAACAAAAGGTAAAAATGGTACTGGTTTGGGTCTATATATGTCACACTCTACTATAAAGGGTAAGTTTGGAGGCTCTATGAGCATTGAAAGTGAGGAAGGGAAAGGGACTGCAATAACTATATCTATCCCATGCCCTGGAAAGAACTAG
- the radA gene encoding DNA repair protein RadA, whose translation MPKHKSVFVCQDCGYESNGWLGKCPACNNWNTFTEEIQSAGINSKKDSILFDVKPVNINDIQIESEERYLTGIKEMDRVLGGGIVKGSLVLVGGDPGIGKSTLILQICDTVKIDSKIIYVSGEESIKQIKIRADRLGVRNSNLLMVSETNFKAIEALSENENPALIIVDSIQTMFKDELSSAPGSVSQVREITSGLMRIAKTKNIAIFIVGHVTKEGALAGPRVLEHMVDTVLYFEGERHLSYRVLRAVKNRFGSTNEIGIFEMKDAGLIEVENPSMMMLSGRTESVPGSVIVSSLEGTRPMLIEIQALVCPTNFGMPRRMATGIDYNRITLLMAVLEKRVGMQLHNYDAYVNVVGGLKIDEPACDLGVVAAIASSFRNRPVDLSTVLIGEVGLTGEVRAINQIDKRVIEAARIGFKNCVVPAGNIKAIKQIKEIKDINIRPVENVVEALSILL comes from the coding sequence ATGCCTAAACATAAATCTGTTTTTGTATGTCAGGATTGTGGATATGAGAGTAATGGTTGGCTTGGAAAGTGTCCGGCGTGTAATAACTGGAACACTTTTACGGAAGAAATACAGAGTGCTGGAATTAATTCAAAAAAGGATAGTATTCTGTTTGATGTCAAGCCTGTCAATATAAATGATATCCAAATTGAAAGCGAAGAGCGGTATTTGACGGGAATAAAGGAGATGGACCGCGTTCTTGGAGGCGGAATAGTCAAGGGTTCACTTGTCTTGGTAGGCGGAGATCCCGGAATTGGAAAGTCCACACTTATACTTCAAATATGTGATACCGTTAAAATTGATTCCAAGATAATCTATGTTTCAGGTGAGGAATCTATAAAGCAAATCAAAATTAGAGCCGATAGATTAGGCGTAAGGAATTCAAATCTATTAATGGTTTCAGAAACTAATTTTAAGGCTATTGAAGCCTTAAGCGAGAATGAAAATCCTGCTCTTATTATTGTTGATTCAATACAAACGATGTTTAAAGACGAACTTTCCTCTGCACCGGGCAGTGTAAGCCAGGTCAGGGAAATTACATCAGGTCTTATGCGGATAGCTAAAACTAAGAATATAGCAATATTTATTGTTGGACATGTGACAAAAGAAGGGGCTTTAGCAGGACCACGCGTTTTAGAACATATGGTCGATACTGTGCTGTATTTTGAAGGAGAACGACACCTAAGTTATAGAGTATTGAGGGCTGTAAAGAATAGATTCGGGTCAACCAATGAGATCGGCATATTTGAGATGAAAGATGCCGGGTTGATTGAGGTAGAAAATCCTTCAATGATGATGCTTTCTGGTAGAACAGAAAGTGTTCCGGGATCAGTAATTGTATCAAGTCTTGAAGGTACCAGGCCAATGCTGATTGAGATTCAGGCTCTCGTATGTCCTACCAATTTTGGTATGCCAAGGAGAATGGCCACAGGTATAGATTATAACAGAATTACCTTACTGATGGCAGTATTGGAAAAGAGGGTAGGCATGCAGCTCCATAACTATGATGCGTATGTCAATGTTGTTGGAGGTCTTAAAATAGACGAACCTGCATGCGATTTGGGAGTAGTGGCGGCAATTGCTTCCAGCTTCAGAAATAGACCTGTTGATTTGAGCACCGTACTTATAGGTGAGGTTGGGTTGACTGGTGAAGTCAGGGCAATAAATCAGATAGATAAGAGGGTAATTGAAGCTGCAAGGATAGGTTTTAAAAATTGTGTTGTTCCTGCGGGAAATATTAAGGCAATAAAGCAAATAAAGGAGATAAAGGACATAAATATTAGACCTGTTGAAAATGTTGTGGAAGCATTGAGTATTCTTTTGTAG
- the ispD gene encoding 2-C-methyl-D-erythritol 4-phosphate cytidylyltransferase — protein MIKHNKLYASLVVVAAGKGTRMNMDMNKQYIKVGGTPILARTLRKFDDLDYINEIILVVHCDDILYCKDNIIDAYKFKKIKCVVTGGLTRQDSVFNGLKEVCDEADVVIIHDGARPFVDEGSIIGCIEAAIACGVATVAVPVKDTIKSSNSEGFVDSTPDRSTLWAVQTPQAFKYNIIMDSHKCAKKDNFVGTDDTVLAERLGFKTKLVMGNYNNIKITTKEDLIFAEAIINAEEEL, from the coding sequence ATGATTAAACATAACAAATTATATGCGAGCCTGGTTGTTGTTGCAGCGGGTAAGGGAACCAGGATGAATATGGATATGAATAAGCAGTACATTAAGGTGGGTGGAACACCGATACTTGCAAGAACCCTTAGAAAATTCGATGACCTAGATTATATAAATGAGATTATTCTTGTAGTGCATTGTGACGATATTTTGTATTGTAAAGATAATATAATTGATGCTTACAAATTTAAGAAAATAAAGTGTGTAGTTACAGGTGGTTTAACTCGGCAGGATTCTGTTTTTAATGGGCTAAAAGAAGTATGTGATGAGGCAGATGTTGTGATTATTCATGATGGAGCAAGGCCTTTTGTTGATGAAGGCAGTATTATTGGATGTATTGAGGCAGCAATAGCATGCGGAGTAGCAACAGTAGCAGTTCCGGTTAAGGATACTATCAAGTCTTCAAATAGTGAAGGTTTTGTTGATTCAACTCCTGATAGAAGTACCTTGTGGGCTGTTCAGACTCCACAGGCTTTCAAATACAATATAATAATGGATTCTCACAAATGTGCTAAGAAAGATAATTTTGTAGGAACAGATGATACTGTTCTTGCCGAAAGGCTGGGTTTTAAGACCAAGCTGGTCATGGGAAACTACAATAATATTAAGATAACAACAAAGGAAGATTTAATATTTGCAGAGGCTATTATAAATGCAGAAGAAGAACTTTGA
- a CDS encoding nucleoside triphosphate pyrophosphohydrolase family protein: MNDIMVDQFQYTVAELLVRNKSILDQITKYQDSNGRVNRGIIKAVTQCGCVKVHAKKQAMPPDADFDEIRNNMKTHIEGKLCNNCRDIIEKDIGRNLFYLASICNTLDLNLYDIIIKELDRIKMLGKYNLR, encoded by the coding sequence TTGAATGACATTATGGTAGATCAATTCCAATATACTGTAGCTGAACTTCTTGTAAGAAATAAAAGTATTCTGGATCAAATAACTAAATATCAAGACTCAAATGGACGTGTAAACCGCGGAATTATTAAGGCCGTTACCCAATGTGGTTGCGTTAAGGTTCATGCCAAAAAACAGGCTATGCCACCTGATGCTGATTTCGATGAAATCCGGAATAACATGAAAACGCATATAGAAGGAAAGCTATGCAACAACTGTAGAGACATTATTGAGAAGGATATTGGAAGAAATCTCTTCTATCTGGCTTCAATATGTAATACTCTGGACCTTAATTTATATGATATTATAATTAAGGAACTTGACAGAATAAAAATGCTCGGCAAATATAATTTAAGATAA
- a CDS encoding ABC transporter ATP-binding protein, with the protein MIKIENITKQFGTFTAVREVSFQVEKGEIFGLLGENGAGKTTTLRMLATMLRPTSGTATMAGFDIVSEPEKVRSKIGILFGGETGLYDRLTCEENISYFGELNDMSKAKIDERIKILAKTFGMEEYITRRAGKLSKGMKQKVAFARSIIHDPDIMLFDEPTSGLDVSAIRDVHEFIRTCKKEGKTIVFSSHTMSEVEKLCDRIAIIHKGELIEKGKIDDIKEKYGSNDIEEIFIRLVGDKHES; encoded by the coding sequence TTGATTAAAATTGAAAATATAACAAAGCAGTTTGGAACCTTTACAGCTGTCAGGGAAGTTAGTTTTCAAGTTGAAAAGGGTGAAATATTTGGACTTTTAGGGGAAAATGGAGCTGGAAAAACTACAACATTAAGAATGCTTGCAACAATGTTAAGGCCTACATCAGGGACAGCAACAATGGCTGGATTTGATATCGTATCCGAGCCTGAAAAAGTCAGGTCAAAGATTGGCATTCTTTTTGGAGGGGAAACAGGTCTTTACGATAGATTGACATGTGAAGAGAATATAAGCTATTTTGGCGAATTGAATGATATGAGCAAAGCAAAAATAGATGAGAGAATAAAAATTCTTGCAAAAACATTTGGAATGGAAGAGTATATTACCAGAAGAGCAGGAAAGTTATCGAAGGGTATGAAACAAAAGGTTGCATTTGCAAGATCAATTATTCATGATCCCGATATAATGCTTTTTGACGAGCCTACATCTGGACTTGATGTTAGTGCTATAAGAGATGTTCATGAATTTATCAGAACATGTAAAAAGGAAGGGAAAACAATAGTGTTTTCCAGTCACACCATGAGTGAGGTTGAAAAGTTATGTGACAGGATTGCGATTATACACAAAGGAGAACTAATAGAGAAAGGTAAGATTGATGATATCAAGGAGAAATATGGCAGTAATGACATTGAAGAAATATTCATCCGATTGGTAGGTGACAAGCATGAATCTTAG
- a CDS encoding CarD family transcriptional regulator: MYNVGDRIVYPMHGAGIIESIEEREILGSKQSYYVVRIPIGDMKVMIPTKNVTGIGIREVISERDADRVFSVLGAENNSANSNWNKRYRENMVKIKSGNIYEVADVVRSLMVREKEKGLSTGERKMLSSAKQILISELVLAKNMNAIEIEKIISKFLNI, from the coding sequence ATGTATAATGTAGGTGATAGAATTGTATATCCCATGCATGGAGCTGGGATTATTGAGTCTATTGAGGAAAGGGAAATACTAGGTAGCAAGCAGAGTTATTATGTTGTTAGGATTCCTATAGGAGATATGAAGGTAATGATTCCTACAAAGAATGTTACGGGAATAGGTATTAGAGAAGTAATAAGTGAGCGGGATGCTGATAGAGTTTTTTCTGTTCTTGGAGCGGAGAACAATAGTGCAAATAGCAACTGGAACAAGCGCTATAGGGAGAATATGGTAAAGATTAAAAGCGGAAATATTTATGAGGTTGCTGATGTTGTAAGGTCTTTGATGGTAAGAGAAAAAGAAAAAGGGCTTTCTACCGGTGAGAGAAAAATGCTTAGCAGTGCAAAACAAATACTTATAAGTGAACTTGTATTGGCTAAAAACATGAATGCAATTGAGATAGAAAAGATTATAAGCAAGTTTTTAAATATTTAA
- a CDS encoding ABC transporter permease has product MNLRHIWIVFTKEVKDIVRDRKTIITSIVVPMVIIPLLSMLAGGSVQNMQNDIAQNVTIALSQESNTKEIRDLVKNEIIADFPNISLIDVDDPVAAITDSKVRIVLDFEKDYKSKLEKSKPFVIKLIYDKSQTKSEGSIGIIAEAINAFNGRIVKDRLATVGIDDEILEPVKIEEDNIANEGKTSLSILSMILPIMLVILISAGGTAPATDLVAGEKERNTFEPLLTTKSSRSSLLIGKYLAITLFSFVSVITSIMGMALGLIIDPGSITMGTGTQISAFSIPGAAIALILLIATLMGMTFAGIQIALSTYAKSFREAQTYLSFLIIVAMIPGYATILMQPNEIPLYMFVVPVLNTISAFKMVLGLNINYTYLILALASSVVYVIISLKIALSLFKRENVLFRS; this is encoded by the coding sequence ATGAATCTTAGGCATATATGGATTGTGTTTACAAAAGAGGTAAAGGATATTGTAAGGGACAGAAAAACTATAATTACAAGCATTGTAGTTCCCATGGTCATCATTCCGCTTTTGAGCATGTTGGCTGGAGGAAGCGTTCAGAATATGCAGAATGATATTGCGCAGAATGTTACCATTGCGCTAAGTCAGGAGTCTAATACAAAAGAAATTAGAGATCTCGTAAAAAACGAGATAATAGCTGACTTTCCCAATATCAGCCTTATAGATGTTGATGACCCTGTAGCTGCTATTACGGATTCAAAGGTGCGTATAGTTCTTGACTTTGAGAAGGATTATAAATCCAAGCTGGAAAAGAGCAAGCCGTTTGTTATTAAGTTGATATATGACAAGTCCCAGACAAAATCGGAAGGAAGTATAGGTATAATTGCAGAGGCAATTAACGCGTTCAATGGAAGAATTGTCAAGGATAGACTAGCAACGGTTGGTATAGATGATGAAATTCTAGAACCGGTGAAAATCGAAGAGGACAATATTGCAAACGAGGGCAAGACAAGTTTAAGCATACTTTCTATGATTCTTCCTATAATGTTAGTTATTCTTATATCAGCAGGAGGTACAGCACCCGCAACTGACTTGGTTGCAGGCGAAAAAGAAAGAAATACTTTCGAACCGCTTCTCACAACAAAGTCTAGCAGGTCTTCCTTGCTAATCGGAAAATATCTGGCCATAACACTATTTTCATTTGTTTCGGTCATAACTTCAATTATGGGTATGGCTTTGGGGCTCATAATAGACCCTGGATCCATTACAATGGGAACAGGTACGCAAATTTCAGCGTTTAGCATTCCCGGTGCCGCAATTGCATTGATTTTATTGATAGCTACGTTGATGGGAATGACCTTTGCTGGAATTCAAATAGCATTAAGCACTTATGCAAAATCCTTCAGAGAAGCGCAAACTTATTTATCTTTTCTGATAATAGTTGCAATGATTCCGGGATATGCAACCATTTTAATGCAGCCAAACGAAATACCTTTATATATGTTTGTAGTACCTGTATTAAATACTATATCTGCATTTAAGATGGTGTTAGGTTTAAACATTAATTATACATATTTAATACTGGCACTTGCCTCTTCAGTTGTATATGTTATTATCTCATTAAAAATTGCGCTTTCACTTTTCAAAAGAGAAAATGTCCTCTTTAGAAGCTAG
- the disA gene encoding DNA integrity scanning diadenylate cyclase DisA has protein sequence MGKGKSNDLEFLEVLRLVAPGTPLREGLESILKARTGAIIVIGDSQEVMNLVDGGFFINKEYSQAFLYELAKMDGAIVLSKDLKKILYANALLIQDTSIYTDETGTRHKTAQRVSKQTGEIVISISQRRNIITLYKGSRKYILKETSAILTKANQALQTMEKYRNVLDSAVNNLSVLEFEDIVTLDDVAFVIQRIEMVMRVAVEIERYICELGNEARLISMQLDELLANVESDEILIIEDYMEESVNSTSEQMQENLRRLSFDELMEISNICKILGFDSGVNTFDTAIFPRGYRLLSKIPRVPLTIIKNLVDRFLNFQGIINATIDELDEVEGIGEVRARMIKEGLRRVQEQLFLDARRV, from the coding sequence ATGGGCAAGGGAAAAAGTAATGATTTGGAGTTTCTTGAGGTGTTACGTTTGGTTGCACCGGGGACACCTCTGAGGGAAGGGCTGGAAAGCATTCTTAAAGCAAGAACCGGAGCGATTATTGTCATAGGAGATTCACAGGAAGTGATGAATCTTGTGGATGGTGGGTTCTTTATAAATAAAGAGTATTCCCAGGCTTTTCTATATGAATTGGCAAAAATGGACGGAGCTATAGTGTTGAGCAAGGATCTCAAGAAGATATTGTATGCAAATGCCCTGCTCATACAGGATACTTCAATATATACAGATGAGACGGGTACAAGACACAAAACTGCACAAAGGGTTTCAAAACAAACTGGTGAAATTGTTATTAGCATTTCTCAAAGAAGAAATATAATTACGCTTTATAAGGGTTCGAGAAAATATATTTTAAAAGAGACTTCTGCTATTCTTACCAAGGCAAATCAGGCGTTGCAGACAATGGAAAAGTATAGAAATGTTTTGGACAGTGCTGTAAACAACTTGAGTGTACTGGAATTTGAAGACATAGTTACGCTTGATGATGTAGCTTTTGTGATTCAGAGAATAGAGATGGTTATGAGAGTGGCTGTTGAAATAGAAAGATATATTTGTGAACTTGGAAATGAAGCTAGATTGATCAGCATGCAGCTGGATGAACTTCTGGCAAATGTAGAGAGTGACGAAATTCTCATAATTGAGGACTATATGGAGGAAAGTGTAAATAGTACTTCTGAACAGATGCAGGAAAATTTACGAAGGCTTTCTTTTGATGAGCTTATGGAGATATCAAATATTTGCAAGATATTAGGCTTTGACAGTGGTGTAAATACATTTGATACGGCTATATTTCCAAGGGGCTACAGACTGCTTAGCAAAATACCTCGAGTGCCATTAACTATAATAAAGAATTTAGTAGATAGATTCCTGAATTTCCAGGGGATTATAAATGCTACAATTGATGAATTGGATGAGGTTGAAGGAATTGGAGAGGTCAGAGCAAGAATGATTAAAGAAGGTTTGAGAAGGGTACAAGAACAACTCTTCTTAGATGCAAGAAGAGTTTAA
- a CDS encoding sensor histidine kinase, translating to MVKFKGRKTIGYLPDINEKKIQVAWQLNFSIVMIVILSITVVGFISFRMISQSILNNTKQSAIQLVKQTSKNVETILGNLDDLALTISRDNDLSELVAQLNSTKDEHEKADCIRKIENILNNYAVNRSDIADIVVVTNSMEYITSGQQRPNILKDVSTYHVVQLAKNSGKKSAWIGTYTSDSDTTFASAGAYGQVVSLVKGIYTPTSLSSHGMLIINYKESCLFDLISSIKVGNGGKIYMVNSSGNFIMNQYNRALNEDFSQTDFANFINDAIIQENGSIMKKIEGKEHLVTFCNIKEVKGTVLGWRIILLKPVASITSAITNVGTKIFYLGLIGVTFGFIFSILLVRRYSFSVDKEYSEKHSIMMEQERLASLGQLIGGIAHNFKTPIMSISGGLEALKDLASEYDSSIDDASVTDKDHHEIAEEMREWVKKIRPYCSYMSDIISAVKGQAVNCNESSVESFTVSDLAKRVQILMNHELKKYQCHLETDMRTSELTEIKGEINNLVQVLNNLVSNSIEAYNGVPGKIDLVFDKKMSNLEITVRDFGSGIPEKVKNKLLKEMITTKGEKGTGIGLYMSYSTIKGKFAGTMSVESEEGKGTSIIITIPLKKK from the coding sequence ATGGTTAAGTTTAAAGGAAGGAAAACTATTGGTTATTTGCCTGATATAAATGAAAAGAAGATACAAGTTGCATGGCAATTAAACTTTAGTATTGTGATGATTGTCATATTATCTATTACTGTTGTTGGTTTTATTTCATTTAGAATGATTTCACAATCCATTCTAAACAATACAAAACAAAGTGCAATTCAGCTAGTAAAACAGACTTCAAAAAATGTAGAGACAATATTAGGGAATTTGGATGATTTGGCTCTTACAATATCAAGGGATAATGACTTGTCCGAACTTGTTGCGCAGTTGAATTCGACAAAAGATGAGCATGAAAAGGCTGATTGCATTAGAAAAATAGAAAATATATTAAATAATTATGCTGTAAACAGATCGGATATAGCAGATATAGTAGTTGTTACAAATTCAATGGAGTACATTACTTCAGGTCAGCAAAGACCTAATATATTAAAAGATGTTTCAACATACCATGTAGTGCAGCTGGCTAAAAACAGCGGTAAAAAGTCGGCATGGATTGGCACTTATACATCGGATTCTGATACAACATTCGCAAGTGCAGGCGCATACGGTCAGGTTGTTTCACTTGTTAAGGGAATATATACGCCAACATCCCTTAGCAGTCATGGAATGCTTATAATAAATTATAAGGAGTCGTGTTTGTTTGATTTGATTTCAAGCATTAAAGTAGGCAATGGCGGTAAAATCTATATGGTAAATAGTAGTGGAAATTTCATAATGAATCAATACAATAGAGCTTTAAATGAAGATTTTTCACAGACCGATTTCGCTAATTTCATTAATGACGCTATCATACAGGAAAACGGAAGTATTATGAAAAAAATTGAGGGGAAAGAACATCTTGTGACATTTTGCAACATTAAAGAGGTTAAGGGAACAGTGCTTGGCTGGAGAATTATTTTACTTAAACCTGTAGCTTCTATAACGAGTGCTATAACTAATGTTGGTACAAAGATATTCTATCTTGGGTTGATTGGCGTAACTTTTGGTTTCATTTTTTCTATATTACTAGTAAGGCGATACAGCTTTTCCGTTGACAAAGAGTATTCTGAAAAGCATTCTATAATGATGGAACAGGAGCGACTTGCATCTTTGGGGCAGCTGATAGGTGGAATAGCGCATAATTTTAAAACTCCAATTATGTCAATATCAGGAGGCCTTGAGGCCCTTAAAGACCTTGCTTCTGAATATGACAGCTCTATTGATGATGCAAGTGTTACGGATAAAGATCATCATGAGATTGCTGAAGAAATGAGAGAATGGGTGAAAAAAATAAGACCATACTGTTCCTATATGTCTGATATTATATCGGCAGTTAAAGGACAGGCTGTCAACTGTAATGAATCTTCAGTGGAAAGTTTTACGGTAAGCGACTTGGCTAAAAGGGTTCAAATTCTCATGAATCATGAGCTCAAGAAGTACCAATGTCATTTGGAAACTGATATGAGGACGAGCGAACTTACGGAAATAAAGGGGGAAATTAACAACCTTGTTCAGGTGTTGAACAATCTCGTTTCAAATTCAATAGAAGCTTATAATGGGGTACCTGGAAAAATTGATTTAGTATTTGATAAAAAGATGAGTAATCTTGAAATAACAGTTAGAGATTTTGGTTCCGGAATACCTGAAAAAGTAAAAAACAAATTGTTAAAAGAGATGATTACTACTAAGGGAGAGAAAGGAACCGGCATAGGTCTCTATATGTCGTATTCAACAATAAAAGGGAAATTTGCTGGAACCATGAGCGTCGAAAGTGAAGAAGGTAAAGGAACATCAATAATAATAACTATTCCTTTAAAGAAAAAGTAA